The Chitinophaga flava genome has a segment encoding these proteins:
- a CDS encoding RagB/SusD family nutrient uptake outer membrane protein: MTHSYHKHIVLLLLLLLSAAGCKKGYLDTVPDNITTLKDVFTNRAMTEQWLARLYNPMPDMWNQPYSVPWTGQCDEADYAWVQPGINSGAITPDNANPSYWNSYYQTIRQAAIFLQNADQNQEIKALPGGDRLLKQYKAEARFLRAYYYWLLMRQYGPVVLMGETPRLPEDNFQIPRSTWDDCAAYVLSEMDKALPDVPVQHVNPVDPTQADVTQTGRITQPIILAVKSQILLYHASPLFNGNTELASFKNTDGTTLFNQSYDKERWKKAADAAKAVIDLNRWELYTVADPDPFRAAFLSCRNLFFDGWQKEAIWIRTSSAHVSNWERHCSPRCANGQGWNGIAVTQEQVDIFRMANGKVISDNSSGYTEDGFTGSATPYYASGTYNMYTNREPRFYVDVTFNGAVVPVVPESGQTRVEFFFTGNSGKNGAPRDWPSTGYTARKNIHPNTDFRTGRNFSRPAMMIRLGEIYLNYAEALNEYGPGNPDILKYLNKIRNRGGLPDLQPGLSQDEMRRQIRLERRIELMFEGHRYWDVRRWKVANDPDQHQGGAFHGMNIEKGTSLSDPEFHKRIVSFTRTNWQNKFYFYPIPQSEIDRNKVLMQFPGY, encoded by the coding sequence GACAATATCACCACATTAAAGGACGTATTCACCAACCGCGCCATGACAGAACAATGGCTCGCCAGGCTATACAACCCCATGCCCGATATGTGGAACCAGCCTTACAGCGTTCCCTGGACCGGACAATGCGACGAAGCCGATTATGCCTGGGTACAGCCCGGCATCAACTCCGGCGCTATCACACCCGACAACGCCAACCCCTCCTACTGGAACAGCTATTACCAGACCATCCGGCAGGCAGCCATCTTCCTGCAGAACGCCGATCAGAACCAGGAGATCAAAGCCCTGCCTGGCGGCGACAGACTTTTAAAACAGTACAAGGCTGAAGCCCGCTTCCTCAGAGCCTACTACTACTGGCTGCTGATGCGCCAGTACGGCCCTGTAGTACTGATGGGTGAAACACCCAGGCTGCCCGAAGATAATTTTCAAATACCCCGCAGCACCTGGGATGATTGTGCCGCATATGTACTTTCCGAAATGGACAAAGCCCTCCCCGATGTGCCGGTACAACATGTGAACCCCGTAGATCCCACCCAGGCTGATGTAACACAAACCGGACGTATCACACAGCCTATCATTCTGGCCGTAAAATCGCAGATACTGCTGTATCACGCCAGCCCTTTGTTCAATGGCAACACCGAACTCGCTTCGTTTAAAAATACGGATGGTACCACGTTGTTTAATCAGTCGTATGATAAAGAGAGATGGAAAAAAGCTGCTGATGCCGCCAAAGCCGTCATAGATCTCAACCGCTGGGAATTATATACAGTGGCCGATCCGGACCCTTTCCGTGCCGCCTTCCTCTCCTGCCGCAACCTCTTCTTCGATGGCTGGCAGAAAGAAGCCATATGGATACGTACTTCCTCCGCCCATGTAAGCAACTGGGAACGACATTGCTCTCCGCGCTGCGCCAACGGCCAGGGCTGGAACGGTATTGCCGTCACACAGGAACAGGTGGATATTTTCAGAATGGCCAATGGTAAAGTCATCAGTGATAACAGCAGCGGCTATACGGAAGATGGGTTTACAGGTAGCGCCACACCCTATTATGCCAGCGGAACCTATAACATGTATACCAACCGCGAACCGCGCTTTTATGTAGATGTGACTTTTAATGGTGCTGTAGTACCGGTGGTACCTGAATCGGGACAGACAAGGGTCGAATTTTTCTTCACGGGCAACTCCGGCAAAAACGGCGCTCCCCGCGACTGGCCCTCTACCGGCTATACCGCCCGTAAGAACATCCATCCCAATACCGATTTCCGGACAGGCAGAAATTTTTCAAGGCCGGCCATGATGATACGGCTTGGTGAAATTTATCTCAACTACGCCGAAGCCCTCAATGAATACGGGCCCGGCAATCCTGACATCCTCAAATACCTCAACAAAATCCGTAACAGAGGTGGGCTCCCTGATCTGCAGCCTGGTTTATCACAGGATGAAATGCGCAGGCAGATACGCCTGGAACGCCGCATAGAACTGATGTTTGAAGGCCACCGCTACTGGGACGTCCGCCGCTGGAAAGTGGCCAATGACCCCGACCAGCACCAGGGCGGCGCATTTCACGGTATGAACATAGAAAAAGGAACATCCCTCTCCGATCCGGAGTTTCATAAAAGGATAGTATCCTTTACCAGAACAAACTGGCAGAACAAATTTTATTTCTATCCCATCCCCCAAAGCGAGATAGACAGAAACAAGGTACTGATGCAGTTTCCGGGTTACTAA